The Bacteroidota bacterium sequence CGGAACTTTCTCTACCTATACCATAGTCTAATCTAAGATTCATACGCGGTTGCAATTCAAACCGGTAACCAATACCGAAGTTCGGCAACCACCTGTTTGTGTTATCTTTTATTGTTTCGGAATCAAAAACTGTTCCCGAACCAATCCATGCTACTACACCATGCTTACTTAAATCGCCGGTATCTTTTAAGAATGTATGACGATACTCTGCTATGAAAAAGAACATATCATTGTTTCGGTATCGTCCCCATGTGTATCCTCTTAAATCAAACGGAGTTCCAAGTTGCGACATTTCTCCATAAGGAACCTCTCCTTCGGCAATACGCACTTTTGCCTGCCATGCCAGTACCTGTCCTTTGCGCGATAATGTTTCAAACTGACGATAATCGAGTTGATATACATTGTAATTATTATCTCCGCCAAAAGCAGTATTGTAATTGGTGTATCTAAAATCTACCAAAACACCTTTCCAGGCATCCACAGGAATATCACGACTATCGTATCGAAGAATCAAACCAAGTCCCGAATTCATCGGCTTGTTTTTAAATTCTTTATAGTTATTTTCGTTAGATACAGGGGCAGCGGCATCGCTACCTTGTGTTGAATTATAATCAACATTTAATCCAACGAAATAGTTTTTCTTAACCTGATACAAAAACCTTGGATTAAACCACCACCATTTTCGGTTGTATGCAGTAGTTGAATCAGACTTGTATGCATTGTAATTGTTTTGATAACCAACACCCCAATAATGGTCGGGCATATCTTTGTACCAAAAATCACCATTTATACGTAGTTTGTCGTCAAGCCAGTATGATGTAAGAATAGCATTAGCTACAAGAGCACTTGTAGTTGTGTATGCTACAGTAAACGGCAAAGAAGAACGCAATAAATCCGGATCGCTTTTATCAGTTTTAAAACTTGTTAAACCACCCGCAGCTATCATAAAACCAAGTTCGGGAGTATATCCCGGAGCTATAATAGGACTAATCATAAAATCGCCGTTCTTTATTTTTTCTTCGTTTTTTGCTTTTTTAGCAGCCTTTTTAGCTTCCTTTTTCTCTTTTCTTGTCATTTCCTGTGCAAAACCCGGAACTATCATTATACTTAAGAATAGTAGTAGTAATATTTTTGTTTTCATCTGTTAATAATTTTAGATTATTGATGTTTACAGACTTACCGGCTTCGTAGTTTATCGGTTGTACGAATTCGTATTGTCGGTAACATCATTTACAAATGATATTATTTTTGATTTTACATCTCCTTCATTCCAAAAGCTTAAAACTCCTTTTTTAGAATCTTCATCTTGCCGTTGATTCTGTATACTTTTCTGTTGGAAACTTGTGAAAGTAAATCCTATTGTGGTAATAAATAATACAATAAAAAAAACTTCTCATAATTATTTTTTCGTGCAATTACAATGTTTTATTATTACATTACCAACTAGTTATCAACCTACTGCAACAAGTTTTATTATCTCATCCAGAGCTTTATCTTCAGTTATTCCTTTGGCATTTGCCTGATAACTGAGAATAAGTCTGTGGCGGAGAACATCGTGAATTACGGCTTGCACATCATCGGGAGTAACAAAATCTCTTCCGTTCATCCACGCATTGGCACGC is a genomic window containing:
- a CDS encoding BamA/TamA family outer membrane protein, with translation MKTKILLLLFLSIMIVPGFAQEMTRKEKKEAKKAAKKAKNEEKIKNGDFMISPIIAPGYTPELGFMIAAGGLTSFKTDKSDPDLLRSSLPFTVAYTTTSALVANAILTSYWLDDKLRINGDFWYKDMPDHYWGVGYQNNYNAYKSDSTTAYNRKWWWFNPRFLYQVKKNYFVGLNVDYNSTQGSDAAAPVSNENNYKEFKNKPMNSGLGLILRYDSRDIPVDAWKGVLVDFRYTNYNTAFGGDNNYNVYQLDYRQFETLSRKGQVLAWQAKVRIAEGEVPYGEMSQLGTPFDLRGYTWGRYRNNDMFFFIAEYRHTFLKDTGDLSKHGVVAWIGSGTVFDSETIKDNTNRWLPNFGIGYRFELQPRMNLRLDYGIGRESSGFYFNFNQAF